In one Terriglobia bacterium genomic region, the following are encoded:
- the gyrB gene encoding DNA topoisomerase (ATP-hydrolyzing) subunit B, protein MGDKVNGGREAANETVTGKAPGHQYDAKSIKVLGGIEAVRLRPAMYIGSTGEMGLHHLVWEVVDNSVDEAMGGYADEINVTVHADNSVTVVDNGRGIPVDMHATEKRPAAEVVMTVLHAGGKFDSDTYKVSGGLHGVGVSVVNALADWLELEISRDGAVWEQTYEKGKPTSKLKQTGKTRKTGTKITFHPDPAIFEKTVYSYDTLSQRLRELAFLNKGLKITLADERTEKTAEFRFTGGIGEFVKHLNRGKTVLHDSPIYIEGKRGNVEIEIALQYNDTYGENVFAFANTINTVDGGTHLSGFRSSLTRTINNFAAAAGMLKEQKDEVTINGDDVREGLVAVVSVRLPQPQFEGQTKGKLNSDIKGDVEQLVNEKLGDWFDKHSTVARRIIGKCIEAARAREAARKARELTRRKSALDSSGLPGKLADCQERDPARCELFVVEGESAGGSAKQGRDRKYQAILPLKGKILNVEKARYDKMLGHEEIRCIITALGTGIGKDDFDAGKLRYHKIILMTDADVDGSHIRTLLLTFFFRHMKELIERGHIYIAQPPLYRVKRGKSERYIRDEREFTRELMKRATEDHVVKAREGVSLQGAGLTSFLLNVQEYEAVAAKLGRRLREAGLVELLAESGLEKKTDFEDKKALEKLLKAVEKSKLKLDGKIVFDEEHSLHEIQFGAPHHTKINWALASTAEYKRMRTLAKQVGEYNYPPFTVARNGDKVSKEKAQDVLSYILEDAKRDFAITRFKGLGEMNPEQLWETTMNADSRTLLQVKLEDVVEAEKIFTTLMGENVEDRRKFIEDNALEVVNLDI, encoded by the coding sequence ATGGGTGACAAAGTTAACGGTGGCCGCGAAGCGGCCAACGAGACAGTAACCGGGAAAGCGCCGGGCCACCAGTACGACGCCAAGTCCATCAAGGTGCTGGGCGGGATCGAAGCGGTGCGCCTGCGTCCCGCCATGTACATCGGCTCGACGGGCGAGATGGGGCTGCACCACCTAGTGTGGGAAGTGGTGGACAACTCGGTGGACGAGGCCATGGGCGGGTACGCGGACGAGATCAACGTCACGGTGCACGCCGACAACTCGGTGACCGTGGTGGACAACGGGCGCGGCATCCCGGTGGACATGCACGCGACGGAGAAGCGCCCGGCGGCGGAGGTGGTGATGACGGTGCTGCACGCCGGCGGCAAGTTCGACAGCGACACGTACAAGGTTTCCGGCGGATTGCACGGCGTAGGCGTCTCGGTGGTGAACGCGCTGGCCGACTGGCTGGAGCTGGAGATTTCGCGCGACGGCGCGGTGTGGGAGCAGACCTACGAGAAGGGCAAGCCGACTTCCAAGCTGAAGCAGACCGGCAAGACGCGCAAGACGGGCACGAAGATCACTTTCCACCCCGATCCGGCCATTTTCGAGAAGACGGTGTACAGCTACGACACGCTCTCGCAGCGGCTGCGCGAGCTGGCCTTCCTGAACAAGGGCCTGAAGATCACGCTGGCCGACGAGCGCACGGAAAAGACGGCGGAGTTCCGGTTCACCGGAGGCATCGGGGAGTTCGTGAAGCACCTGAACCGCGGAAAGACGGTGCTGCACGATTCGCCGATCTACATCGAAGGCAAGCGCGGGAACGTGGAGATCGAGATCGCGCTGCAGTACAACGACACCTACGGGGAAAACGTCTTCGCCTTCGCCAACACCATCAACACGGTGGACGGAGGCACGCACCTCTCGGGCTTCCGGTCCTCGCTGACGCGCACGATCAACAACTTCGCGGCGGCGGCGGGCATGCTGAAGGAACAGAAGGACGAGGTCACCATCAACGGCGACGACGTGCGCGAAGGGCTGGTGGCGGTGGTCAGCGTGCGCCTGCCGCAGCCGCAGTTCGAAGGGCAGACCAAGGGCAAGCTGAACAGCGACATCAAGGGCGACGTCGAGCAACTGGTGAACGAAAAGCTGGGCGACTGGTTCGACAAGCACTCCACCGTGGCGCGGCGCATCATCGGCAAATGCATCGAGGCGGCGCGGGCGCGGGAGGCGGCGCGCAAGGCGCGGGAGCTGACGCGGCGCAAGTCCGCGCTGGATTCCAGCGGGCTGCCGGGCAAGCTGGCGGACTGCCAGGAACGCGATCCGGCGCGCTGCGAGCTGTTCGTGGTCGAGGGGGAATCGGCCGGCGGTTCGGCCAAGCAGGGGCGCGACCGCAAGTACCAGGCGATCCTGCCGCTGAAGGGCAAGATCCTGAACGTGGAGAAGGCGCGCTACGACAAGATGCTGGGGCACGAGGAAATCCGCTGCATCATCACCGCGCTGGGCACGGGCATCGGCAAGGACGATTTCGACGCGGGCAAGCTGCGCTACCACAAGATCATCCTGATGACCGACGCGGACGTGGACGGCTCGCACATCCGCACGCTGCTGCTGACCTTCTTCTTCCGGCACATGAAGGAGCTGATCGAACGCGGGCACATCTACATCGCGCAGCCGCCCCTGTACCGCGTGAAGCGCGGCAAGAGCGAGCGCTACATCCGCGACGAGCGGGAATTCACGCGCGAACTGATGAAGCGGGCCACGGAAGACCACGTGGTGAAGGCCCGGGAAGGCGTGAGCCTGCAGGGCGCGGGGCTGACCTCCTTCCTGCTGAACGTGCAGGAATACGAAGCCGTGGCCGCCAAGCTGGGGCGGCGGCTGCGCGAAGCGGGCCTCGTGGAACTGCTGGCGGAAAGCGGTTTGGAGAAGAAGACGGATTTCGAGGACAAGAAGGCCCTGGAGAAGCTGCTGAAGGCCGTGGAAAAGTCCAAGCTCAAGCTCGACGGGAAGATTGTGTTCGACGAAGAGCACAGCCTGCACGAGATCCAGTTCGGGGCGCCGCACCATACCAAGATCAACTGGGCGCTCGCTTCGACCGCGGAATACAAGCGCATGCGCACGCTGGCCAAGCAGGTGGGGGAGTATAACTACCCGCCGTTCACGGTGGCGCGCAACGGGGACAAGGTGAGCAAGGAAAAGGCGCAGGACGTGCTCAGCTACATCCTGGAGGACGCCAAACGGGACTTCGCCATCACCCGGTTCAAGGGCCTGGGGGAGATGAACCCCGAGCAGTTGTGGGAAACGACGATGAACGCGGACTCGCGCACGCTGCTGCAGGTGAAGCTGGAGGACGTGGTGGAGGCGGAGAAGATTTTCACCACGCTCATGGGTGAAAACGTCGAGGACCGCCGCAAGTTCATCGAGGACAACGCCCTGGAAGTCGTGAATCTGGACATTTAA
- a CDS encoding DJ-1/PfpI family protein: protein MEKLNVGILLFDDVEVLDFAGPFEVFSRTRLLPGVESRRSDESAPFYVFTVARTKAPIRTTGDLQVIPSWSFRDAPRIDILVVPGGFGTRPLLTDEETLAWIRRQAGSCELLTSVCTGALVLAKAGLLQGRRATTHWGACDFLESMNAGVTVLRDQRVVFDKIFSSAGVSAGIEMAFAVVEHLCGREVAEETARYIEYPLSRPAEERGKEGC, encoded by the coding sequence ATGGAGAAGCTCAACGTCGGCATTCTTCTCTTTGACGACGTCGAGGTCCTCGATTTTGCCGGGCCTTTCGAAGTTTTTTCCCGCACTCGGCTCCTTCCGGGTGTGGAATCGCGCCGATCGGACGAGAGCGCTCCCTTCTACGTTTTCACCGTAGCCAGGACAAAAGCGCCCATCCGCACCACCGGAGATCTGCAGGTCATACCCTCGTGGTCTTTCCGCGACGCTCCGCGCATCGATATTCTCGTCGTGCCGGGTGGATTCGGGACGCGGCCGCTCCTCACGGACGAAGAGACACTGGCGTGGATTCGCCGGCAGGCCGGTTCCTGCGAATTGCTGACGTCGGTCTGCACCGGTGCCCTAGTACTCGCCAAGGCAGGATTGCTCCAGGGCCGGCGGGCCACGACCCACTGGGGCGCCTGCGATTTCCTGGAGTCAATGAACGCTGGAGTGACCGTGCTGCGCGACCAACGCGTGGTCTTCGACAAAATATTTTCCTCGGCGGGAGTTTCCGCGGGAATCGAAATGGCGTTCGCCGTGGTGGAACATCTCTGCGGCCGGGAGGTGGCGGAAGAAACGGCGCGCTACATCGAATATCCTCTTTCGCGGCCTGCTGAGGAGCGCGGAAAAGAGGGATGCTGA
- the dnaN gene encoding DNA polymerase III subunit beta — protein sequence MEFSVTKSALLNELTTTQGVVERKTTIPILSNLLVEATGARLTITATDLELSIRTSCEAKIKKEGAGTIPAKKLLDLVRLLPEGDIKFKLLENHWVEIVSDKKKYKMVGMAKENFPAIPAMPHALVKIPAAVLESLIGRTKFAISMEESRYTLNGGLMILKPDTLAMVATDGHRLALAETDQKLAGLNGEVRVLIPKKAMDEVEKLAAASGSDAHMDFAKDESHLFFQAGHRLLISRILTGQFPNYEAVLPKENNRTVVLERAELSDAVRRVSQLADQRSHAVKFAVSKEGVEISAQSPEYGEAKETIDKEYKGEPLAIGFNAQYMLDFLAAAAEGPISIELKDEQSAGQLRPLADENYRYRYIIMPMRI from the coding sequence ATGGAATTCAGCGTCACTAAATCCGCGCTGTTGAATGAACTCACCACGACGCAGGGTGTCGTGGAGCGCAAGACCACCATCCCCATCCTGTCCAACCTGCTGGTGGAGGCCACGGGAGCGCGCCTGACGATCACGGCGACGGACCTGGAACTGAGCATCCGCACCTCCTGTGAAGCCAAGATCAAGAAAGAGGGCGCCGGGACGATCCCCGCGAAGAAACTGCTGGACCTGGTGCGCCTGCTCCCCGAGGGCGATATCAAGTTCAAGCTGCTCGAGAACCACTGGGTGGAGATCGTCAGCGACAAGAAAAAGTACAAGATGGTGGGCATGGCCAAGGAAAATTTCCCGGCCATCCCGGCGATGCCGCACGCCCTGGTGAAGATTCCCGCCGCGGTGCTGGAGAGCCTGATCGGGCGGACGAAATTCGCCATCTCCATGGAGGAGTCGCGCTACACGCTCAACGGCGGGCTGATGATCCTGAAGCCGGACACCCTGGCCATGGTGGCCACCGACGGGCACCGCCTGGCGCTGGCGGAGACGGATCAGAAGCTGGCCGGCTTGAACGGCGAAGTGCGCGTGCTGATTCCCAAGAAGGCCATGGACGAAGTCGAGAAGCTCGCGGCTGCGTCGGGCTCCGACGCGCACATGGATTTCGCCAAGGACGAGAGCCACCTCTTCTTCCAGGCCGGGCACCGGCTGCTGATCTCGCGGATCCTCACCGGGCAATTCCCGAATTACGAGGCGGTGCTGCCGAAGGAGAACAATCGCACGGTGGTGCTGGAGCGCGCGGAGTTGAGCGATGCCGTGCGCCGCGTTTCGCAACTGGCCGATCAGCGCTCGCACGCCGTGAAATTCGCGGTGTCCAAGGAAGGCGTGGAGATCTCCGCGCAGAGCCCGGAGTACGGCGAGGCCAAGGAAACGATCGACAAGGAATATAAAGGCGAGCCGCTGGCCATCGGCTTCAACGCCCAGTACATGCTGGATTTTCTAGCCGCCGCGGCGGAAGGGCCGATCAGCATCGAGCTCAAGGACGAGCAGTCCGCCGGGCAACTGCGGCCGCTGGCCGACGAGAATTACCGCTACCGCTACATCATCATGCCCATGAGGATTTGA
- the dnaA gene encoding chromosomal replication initiator protein DnaA, with product MTNAINTWDKFLEHVKPRVNTNTFSTWFQPTRLERVENGTLFVHVPKVVFRRVLTQTYGEIVKAVLHQIGLPTAQVQYVCTEEEAAPAHSVAPVVPIRQSKLDFDNAEYQLNTRYTFDTFVVGGSNAFAHAAARAVAEQPSKAYNPLFLYGGVGMGKTHLMHAIGHTIKKRNPAARLTYISAEKFTIEVINSLRFDRMISFRDRFHTVDVLLVDDIQFIAGKERTQEEFFHTFNSLYEQQKQIVISSDCLPKEINSIEERLRSRFEWGLIADIAPPDLETKIAILQKKAENDRFPLPNDVAEFIARSIKSNVRELEGALTRLIAYTSLTGTIVSLATAQQVLKNIIATQEKRVTIEVIQKRVCEHYNLRDQDLKVRSNTRAIAFPRQVAMYLVKQLTTASLPEIGRQFGGKHHTTVLHSINKIEEQRKSDKDLNRTITRLLDVLQ from the coding sequence GAAAATGGAACACTGTTTGTGCATGTGCCTAAGGTGGTCTTCCGCCGGGTGCTGACGCAGACTTACGGGGAGATCGTGAAGGCGGTTCTGCACCAGATTGGTCTGCCCACCGCGCAAGTGCAATACGTCTGCACCGAAGAAGAGGCCGCGCCGGCGCACAGCGTGGCGCCGGTGGTGCCGATCCGGCAGTCCAAGCTGGACTTCGACAACGCCGAGTACCAACTCAACACCCGGTACACCTTCGACACCTTCGTCGTGGGCGGGTCCAACGCTTTTGCGCATGCCGCAGCGCGGGCGGTGGCCGAGCAACCTTCGAAAGCCTACAATCCGCTGTTCCTGTACGGCGGAGTGGGCATGGGCAAGACGCACCTGATGCACGCCATCGGACACACCATCAAGAAGCGCAATCCGGCAGCGCGGCTGACCTACATCAGCGCGGAAAAGTTCACGATTGAAGTGATCAATTCGCTGCGCTTCGACCGCATGATCAGCTTCCGGGACCGCTTCCACACCGTGGACGTGCTGCTGGTGGACGACATTCAGTTCATCGCCGGGAAAGAGCGCACCCAGGAAGAGTTCTTCCACACGTTCAATTCGCTTTACGAACAGCAGAAGCAGATCGTGATCAGCTCCGATTGCCTGCCCAAGGAGATCAATTCGATCGAAGAGCGCCTGCGCTCGCGCTTCGAATGGGGTCTGATCGCGGACATCGCGCCGCCCGACCTAGAGACCAAGATCGCCATTCTCCAGAAGAAGGCGGAGAATGACCGCTTCCCGCTGCCCAACGACGTGGCGGAATTCATCGCGCGCTCGATCAAGTCCAACGTGCGCGAACTGGAAGGGGCGCTGACGCGGCTGATCGCCTACACCTCGCTGACGGGCACCATCGTTTCCCTGGCCACGGCGCAGCAGGTGCTCAAGAACATCATCGCCACGCAGGAAAAGCGGGTCACTATCGAGGTGATTCAGAAGCGCGTGTGCGAGCACTACAACCTGCGCGACCAGGATCTGAAGGTGCGCAGCAACACCCGGGCCATCGCCTTCCCGCGCCAGGTAGCCATGTATCTGGTGAAGCAGCTGACCACGGCTTCGCTGCCGGAGATCGGCCGGCAGTTCGGCGGCAAGCACCACACCACTGTGCTGCATTCGATCAACAAGATCGAAGAACAGCGCAAGAGCGACAAAGACTTAAACCGCACAATCACGCGCCTGCTAGACGTCCTGCAATAA